In Methanobacterium sp., the following proteins share a genomic window:
- a CDS encoding 4Fe-4S dicluster domain-containing protein — protein sequence MKNIVRIILEGTYSNIMRILFASDRVTDMELRNKILEGSIAPTDKVAKIPCIGCAGCKNVCPTSAIEMVKLEEPVELIEGLIKEEIPVLDSLKCVNCYYCHDFCPLYALFGEAGTIHPNDVGAVEENIKELLKKPVKISDDKIAFISQYLSDNAIIRKRENKGN from the coding sequence ATGAAAAATATAGTCAGAATTATCCTGGAGGGAACATATAGCAACATAATGAGAATTCTTTTCGCATCAGATAGAGTAACAGACATGGAACTTCGAAATAAAATCCTGGAAGGCAGTATTGCACCTACAGATAAGGTTGCTAAAATACCGTGCATAGGTTGTGCTGGATGTAAAAATGTGTGCCCAACAAGCGCAATAGAAATGGTAAAACTTGAAGAACCCGTTGAATTAATAGAAGGACTTATTAAAGAAGAAATACCTGTTTTAGACAGTTTAAAATGCGTAAATTGTTATTATTGCCATGATTTTTGCCCGCTTTACGCTTTATTTGGAGAAGCAGGCACCATACATCCAAATGATGTGGGAGCTGTTGAAGAAAATATAAAAGAACTGCTTAAAAAGCCAGTTAAGATATCTGACGATAAAATAGCATTTATATCTCAATACCTTTCTGACAATGCAATAATCAGAAAAAGAGAAAACAAAGGTAATTAA
- a CDS encoding NADH-quinone oxidoreductase subunit B family protein — MGLKSYSRGRAVHVMLVYTGGCNGCDIEIVNCIFSPKYDAEQYKVFLTWNPREADVLLVTGPVTRHTEAPLKAIYEAIPEPKAVVAAGACATMGGVYKNINGDIPSEEIAGPVDKIIPVDAKVPGCAVRPEDVISGLVRALPLLLDAD, encoded by the coding sequence TTGGGTTTAAAATCATATTCAAGAGGAAGAGCAGTACACGTTATGCTTGTATACACTGGAGGATGCAACGGATGTGATATTGAAATAGTAAACTGTATATTCTCACCTAAATACGACGCAGAACAGTATAAAGTCTTTTTAACATGGAATCCAAGGGAAGCTGATGTTCTACTTGTAACCGGGCCTGTTACCCGGCATACAGAAGCACCTTTAAAAGCAATTTATGAAGCAATACCCGAACCTAAAGCTGTTGTTGCTGCAGGTGCCTGTGCAACAATGGGTGGAGTTTATAAAAACATTAACGGAGATATACCATCTGAAGAGATTGCAGGACCGGTTGATAAAATTATACCTGTAGACGCTAAAGTCCCTGGCTGTGCAGTAAGGCCTGAAGATGTTATTTCAGGTTTGGTCAGAGCTTTACCCCTATTATTAGATGCAGATTAA
- a CDS encoding nickel-dependent hydrogenase large subunit translates to MDNNNKITDKMIETEVPIGIVHSAAIEPYRVRLFVEDEIIRDAEVTVGVNHRGIERIMEGLPVEKANSLTEKICGICSNSHLWNSCLVAEKGLEIDVPPRAEYIRIIMEELERLHSHMLYLAHGSEVLGHETFAMRLFYIRETAMELLRMIGGNRVQYGASIIGGVRPRCDLNEMRIKKINEGMDYIEEKIAEFADRFMRDPMVMSRISGVAAITRKDARRLATTGPTLRATGIEVDLRRDMEQYEPFEFDVITQDTGDVKANLLMRIFEIPEAVKIIRQAVKDLPDGKITNRSWEMQDTGIIRSYIEVPRGELYHSYSIEDGRVRSSIVRTPSITNVNTMEFACIGTHITDAQLAIVQCDPCFTCTDRAVQIVDHPLKKNKNRI, encoded by the coding sequence ATGGATAACAATAACAAAATCACAGACAAAATGATCGAGACAGAAGTTCCCATAGGAATAGTTCACTCTGCTGCAATTGAACCATACAGAGTGCGATTATTTGTTGAGGATGAAATTATAAGAGATGCTGAAGTAACAGTAGGTGTCAATCACAGAGGAATAGAAAGAATAATGGAAGGATTACCTGTTGAAAAGGCAAACAGCCTCACTGAGAAAATATGTGGAATCTGTTCCAACAGCCACCTCTGGAACTCATGTCTTGTTGCAGAAAAAGGGCTTGAAATTGATGTCCCTCCACGTGCAGAATATATAAGAATCATCATGGAAGAACTGGAAAGATTACACAGCCATATGCTTTATTTAGCTCATGGTAGTGAAGTATTGGGGCATGAAACTTTTGCAATGAGGCTTTTTTATATAAGAGAAACTGCAATGGAACTTCTAAGAATGATAGGAGGTAACCGTGTTCAGTATGGTGCTTCCATCATAGGCGGTGTAAGACCGCGCTGTGATCTAAATGAAATGAGAATAAAAAAGATCAACGAGGGCATGGATTACATTGAAGAGAAAATTGCAGAATTTGCTGATAGATTCATGAGAGATCCGATGGTTATGTCCCGTATATCTGGAGTTGCAGCAATTACGAGGAAAGATGCCAGAAGATTAGCTACAACCGGCCCCACACTTAGAGCAACAGGTATTGAAGTTGATTTAAGGCGAGATATGGAACAATATGAACCTTTTGAATTTGATGTGATTACCCAGGATACTGGAGATGTTAAGGCAAACCTTTTGATGCGTATTTTTGAAATTCCAGAGGCTGTAAAAATAATTAGACAGGCTGTTAAAGACCTTCCAGATGGGAAAATAACCAATAGAAGCTGGGAAATGCAGGATACAGGCATTATAAGAAGTTACATAGAAGTGCCAAGAGGTGAGCTCTATCACTCTTACAGTATAGAGGATGGGAGAGTAAGAAGTTCTATTGTCCGGACACCCTCAATAACAAATGTTAACACAATGGAGTTTGCATGTATCGGAACTCATATAACCGATGCACAATTAGCAATTGTTCAATGTGATCCCTGCTTTACATGCACTGACCGTGCGGTTCAAATAGTGGATCATCCGCTTAAGAAAAATAAGAACAGAATTTAA
- a CDS encoding NADH-quinone oxidoreductase subunit H, protein MDTTMIISSVVAVIGTLIIAFAVSIWLPGIERKFVHARIQQRVGPPVSSPGFMAPIKFFFKQTLTPNSPMPRLYNALPLISLIIVVFILLAIIPQLYFLGALASIIAVIGLLKVEEIMYMFMGSLSKSVLSVSMPFPDLVKGAKHVNTTRSFIEELSSLRAFRLIAFGSFPLYIALFVPVVMSQSLFIGDIVVYQQLHGPVLFTVAGAIGAVVYFIGFMIFLNEYPFAIMKTRADVIEGPLLEYMSKYRAYTYITRGLLIFVLASLFTTMFLGIPPNIFSPGIMVTVAVAVIFPIAMAVMSTFSPVFTFRQFYPVVAATSILGVLALVAAFL, encoded by the coding sequence ATGGATACAACAATGATTATAAGTTCGGTTGTGGCAGTAATTGGAACATTGATTATAGCATTTGCAGTCAGTATCTGGCTTCCAGGTATTGAAAGGAAATTCGTTCATGCAAGGATTCAGCAAAGGGTTGGACCCCCAGTTTCAAGTCCCGGATTCATGGCCCCCATCAAGTTCTTCTTTAAACAGACTTTAACACCCAACTCTCCGATGCCCAGATTGTATAACGCACTTCCACTTATCAGTTTAATTATAGTAGTATTCATATTACTGGCAATAATACCTCAATTATACTTTTTAGGGGCTTTAGCAAGTATTATAGCAGTTATAGGGCTGCTTAAAGTTGAAGAAATAATGTACATGTTCATGGGTTCGCTTTCAAAATCAGTATTATCAGTGAGTATGCCATTTCCAGACCTTGTAAAAGGTGCTAAACATGTTAATACCACAAGATCTTTTATTGAAGAGCTAAGTAGCCTCCGTGCATTCCGCCTTATAGCTTTCGGGTCTTTCCCACTTTACATTGCACTATTTGTACCTGTAGTTATGTCTCAAAGCTTATTCATAGGAGATATAGTGGTATATCAACAGTTGCACGGCCCAGTGCTCTTTACTGTTGCCGGGGCCATTGGTGCAGTTGTCTACTTCATTGGTTTCATGATATTTTTAAACGAATACCCCTTTGCCATAATGAAAACCAGAGCAGATGTTATAGAAGGACCCCTACTGGAGTACATGTCAAAATACAGAGCATACACCTATATCACTCGAGGATTGCTGATATTTGTGCTTGCAAGCCTGTTTACAACCATGTTCCTTGGAATTCCACCAAACATATTTAGCCCTGGAATAATGGTGACAGTTGCTGTTGCAGTAATATTCCCCATAGCAATGGCGGTGATGAGCACATTCTCCCCGGTATTCACATTCAGGCAGTTCTACCCAGTAGTAGCTGCAACATCAATATTAGGAGTGCTTGCACTGGTTGCAGCTTTTTTATAA
- the ehbP gene encoding energy-converting hydrogenase B subunit EhbP — protein MKFVVRPQHIVSLGGYIVEVNFPYRNMIVVNPTNEPIKVDLPIFNTEWIEEHRKLGLDITPTKDEDSFLRIWRKEKAKLEKIKERSS, from the coding sequence ATGAAATTCGTAGTAAGACCTCAACACATTGTAAGTCTCGGCGGATATATTGTTGAAGTTAATTTCCCTTACAGAAACATGATTGTAGTTAATCCCACAAATGAACCTATAAAAGTAGACCTTCCTATATTTAACACTGAATGGATCGAAGAACATAGAAAATTAGGATTAGATATAACTCCTACAAAAGATGAAGACTCATTTTTACGTATATGGAGAAAAGAAAAAGCTAAACTGGAAAAAATTAAAGAAAGATCTTCATAA
- a CDS encoding flavin reductase family protein produces MKKSIGAKTIVYPTPVFIIGTYDKDGKPNAMNVAWGGISCSVPPCVSISLREATYSHGNIKNKEAFTVNIPSEKYIKEADYFGMASGENEDKFDVTGLTPVKSEKVDAPYIEEFPIVLECKLVHTAELGLHTHFTGEIVDVKVDESVLDNGDPDIEQIKPFLYDPSFRAYYGIGKRLGNAFSIGRELMK; encoded by the coding sequence ATGAAAAAATCCATTGGTGCAAAAACAATTGTATATCCAACTCCTGTTTTTATAATTGGGACGTATGATAAGGATGGAAAACCAAACGCAATGAATGTAGCGTGGGGAGGAATATCCTGTTCCGTTCCACCGTGTGTTTCAATTTCTCTAAGGGAAGCGACTTATAGTCATGGAAATATCAAGAATAAAGAGGCATTTACAGTAAATATCCCTTCAGAAAAATACATTAAAGAAGCAGACTACTTTGGAATGGCATCTGGAGAGAATGAAGATAAATTTGATGTTACCGGTTTAACGCCTGTAAAAAGTGAAAAAGTAGATGCTCCATATATTGAAGAATTTCCAATAGTCTTAGAATGTAAATTGGTACATACTGCAGAATTAGGGTTACATACTCATTTTACTGGGGAAATTGTGGATGTAAAAGTTGATGAAAGTGTATTAGATAATGGAGATCCAGATATAGAACAGATTAAACCGTTTTTATACGATCCTTCATTTAGGGCGTATTATGGTATAGGAAAGCGTCTGGGAAATGCATTTTCAATTGGAAGAGAATTAATGAAATGA
- a CDS encoding SRPBCC domain-containing protein produces MKEIYTEIEINASASIVWDIITDFDNFPKWNPFIKEISGNQQEGSQIEVFIKPPNSNGMKFKPKIIKFQPEQELRWLGKLWIPKLFDGEHGLIIKKINDNKVLFIQKERFSGLLVPILSSMLKDTESGFELMNQALKEEAEKK; encoded by the coding sequence ATGAAAGAAATTTACACAGAAATCGAAATTAATGCTTCTGCAAGCATAGTTTGGGATATTATCACTGATTTTGATAATTTTCCAAAGTGGAATCCATTTATTAAAGAAATATCTGGAAACCAGCAGGAAGGATCACAAATCGAAGTTTTTATTAAGCCTCCAAACTCAAATGGGATGAAATTTAAGCCTAAAATAATTAAATTTCAACCAGAACAAGAGTTAAGATGGTTAGGGAAATTATGGATTCCAAAGCTTTTCGATGGAGAACATGGCTTAATTATTAAAAAAATAAATGATAATAAAGTATTGTTTATTCAAAAAGAAAGATTTAGTGGGTTATTAGTCCCGATTCTTTCAAGTATGTTAAAAGATACAGAATCTGGTTTTGAACTGATGAATCAGGCTTTAAAAGAGGAAGCTGAGAAGAAATAG
- a CDS encoding FAD-dependent oxidoreductase codes for MRSIVVGTGAGGATAARELAANGFEVIILEAGGEFKPLRGLLKLAEPLRKTGLLSEKIITPLFPHYAVTRSANDLALFRGMTTGGSTVLSCGNMVRAEHGLKEIGLDLTPEFEEIERNIGITEFPKKRWRPVTRSMFEAAEKLGLKPKVTPKAVDSVKCISCGLCELGCTTGARWDSRRFLDDAIKKGALLQTSSPVEKVIIENGQVKGVVVKSRTVKADIVVLAAGGIGTAQILKASGLPARDNLWADIVLTLGGVLNGADQIKEPPMVWYTKHEDYILSPYLDILSHLFHKPWKNVSINDRVGMMVKLADIEEGAVFADGKVQKTVKREDHIRLDEAVGEAKKILESAGVSGPYIKGMHHGGHLGGTVPLKVDDVDSMKPSWLPEGLWVADLSLAPRSQGLPTILLTAALALKVARKITEYIGPKEN; via the coding sequence ATGAGATCAATAGTTGTAGGCACTGGAGCTGGAGGAGCAACGGCTGCACGTGAATTAGCAGCTAATGGATTTGAGGTCATAATACTGGAAGCAGGAGGAGAATTTAAACCATTAAGAGGGCTTTTAAAATTAGCTGAGCCTTTAAGGAAAACCGGTCTTTTAAGTGAGAAAATAATCACTCCCCTTTTCCCACATTATGCTGTAACTCGCTCAGCAAATGATCTTGCACTGTTCAGGGGCATGACCACAGGCGGTTCTACAGTACTCTCTTGTGGTAATATGGTACGTGCTGAACATGGATTAAAGGAAATAGGGCTTGATCTTACACCTGAATTTGAAGAAATTGAAAGAAATATAGGTATAACTGAATTTCCAAAGAAAAGATGGCGGCCAGTAACCAGAAGCATGTTTGAAGCTGCGGAGAAACTTGGCCTGAAACCTAAAGTGACTCCAAAAGCAGTAGACAGCGTTAAATGCATTTCCTGCGGATTATGTGAGCTGGGATGTACCACTGGTGCAAGGTGGGATTCTCGAAGATTTTTAGATGATGCAATTAAAAAAGGTGCATTATTGCAAACATCTTCACCGGTTGAAAAAGTTATAATCGAAAATGGTCAGGTTAAAGGAGTTGTTGTTAAATCAAGAACCGTAAAAGCAGATATTGTAGTTTTAGCTGCAGGTGGAATTGGCACAGCACAAATATTAAAAGCTTCAGGACTACCTGCCAGGGATAATTTATGGGCAGACATTGTCCTTACATTAGGCGGCGTCTTAAATGGGGCCGATCAGATTAAAGAACCACCTATGGTGTGGTATACAAAACATGAGGATTATATTCTCTCTCCTTATCTTGATATTCTCTCTCACTTATTCCATAAACCATGGAAAAATGTCTCTATAAATGATAGAGTTGGAATGATGGTTAAACTTGCAGATATTGAAGAGGGGGCAGTTTTTGCTGATGGAAAAGTGCAAAAAACCGTTAAGAGAGAGGATCATATTCGTCTTGATGAGGCGGTTGGTGAAGCTAAAAAAATTCTGGAATCTGCAGGTGTTTCAGGTCCATATATTAAAGGAATGCATCATGGAGGACATTTAGGAGGTACAGTCCCTCTAAAAGTAGATGATGTGGATTCAATGAAGCCTTCATGGCTACCTGAAGGATTATGGGTTGCAGATCTCTCATTAGCACCTCGTTCACAGGGTTTACCTACAATACTGCTTACTGCAGCGCTTGCACTTAAAGTAGCAAGAAAAATAACAGAATATATCGGGCCAAAGGAAAATTAG
- a CDS encoding L-2-amino-thiazoline-4-carboxylic acid hydrolase: MNIPLKIASLWLPDFILKKELDNVAIKTINGLNDVLKQHAPEKIIDKKDEVLKGSLEERRTIMTKAHNRRVKALIEELGYENAIKFGRKAMFKVGYQLGRDARLKLGVGDDFKDLELAARVLYKILGIEFKIENKGGNIIMVVNRCALSKYYTREACMVLSAADEGVVSGLNENVDMQFKERITEGASECIARINEVKK; the protein is encoded by the coding sequence ATGAACATTCCACTAAAAATCGCTTCGTTATGGCTTCCGGATTTTATTTTAAAAAAAGAACTGGATAATGTGGCTATAAAGACAATCAACGGGCTAAATGATGTTTTAAAGCAGCATGCGCCTGAAAAAATAATTGATAAAAAAGATGAGGTTCTAAAAGGTAGTTTAGAAGAAAGAAGAACCATAATGACTAAGGCACATAATAGACGAGTTAAAGCATTAATTGAAGAATTAGGATATGAAAACGCTATTAAATTTGGAAGAAAGGCTATGTTTAAGGTTGGTTATCAATTAGGACGAGATGCTCGCCTGAAACTTGGAGTTGGCGATGATTTTAAGGATCTTGAACTTGCAGCAAGGGTACTTTACAAAATACTTGGAATAGAATTTAAAATAGAAAATAAAGGCGGAAATATAATTATGGTTGTAAATAGATGTGCTTTATCTAAATATTACACTCGGGAAGCTTGCATGGTTTTAAGCGCTGCAGATGAAGGCGTGGTCAGCGGCTTAAATGAAAACGTGGATATGCAGTTTAAAGAGAGAATTACTGAAGGCGCATCTGAATGTATAGCCCGTATAAATGAGGTAAAAAAATGA